Part of the Henckelia pumila isolate YLH828 chromosome 2, ASM3356847v2, whole genome shotgun sequence genome is shown below.
tcaccCTAGGATTTCACTAtaaaatctactgctaaattagaattcaaatccgtaattgtttgaatcaactaatttgcgaagcaactacgattGATATTTTTTGCTtgttaatttattaaattgtaggaacaacaattgactaggctaaatacatctgcttgtgtatgtgttgtctacaTTCGTTAGTTTTACTAGTTTTCATGCtatcgtggatttaaatctaatcgcttgtattgggttgattcattaaaacgcttgtgtctagttaactaagattaaggtgaaagaggaatttaattttaaatgatgagtattcgatagaattaattatttttagataatcaatGATCGAATAAATGATTTCAAGgatgtagtcgaccgataccaaggcttgtttccCATTGATTTCTTCTCTATaaattttaatcttgcatgatagttgatagaatttcattaaatattgcttttaaatttttagtagttaattttcaaactcaaaacccctttattttattttagaacataCTAAATTtcccttttctcgtgggaatgatccctactcacactactgcaaaatttgttatctgattgagttggataatttgggcgtgacacgacttagcgctaccaaattttggcgccgttgccggggaatggtgtttaatttattgtgttctttttattttgtttaatctcactctcttttcttttcttttctttgtttctagtttttCTCTgtcgttcatgctttcaggtgattctTCTAAAGAAAAATTCCCCTACGACCCGGAGATCGAAAGAACTTTACACAGGCAAAGGAGAGAAAGTCATAGAAGACAGGAAGAGGACGAGATTCATACAGAAATTCCTGAGGAAGAGATGGCGGAAAACGCAAATCTGAGCCTAAGAAAATTGGGCACTCTTGATCCAAACCAAcagcctttatgcattacttttcctactttagaaaataatgctataTTTGAGCTTAAATCTGAATGAATTCACTTACTACCCTCTTTTCATGGTCTTACAGGTGAGGATCCTCACAAGcatttgatggaattccatgtgttCTGCACGAGCATGAAACCTCATGGAGTGACAGAAGAGCAGATCCAActgagagcctttcctttctctttgaagagtgctgctaaggattggctgtaTTACTTACCCTCTGGATCCATCACGGCCTGGACTGAGATGAAGAGGATCTTcctggaaaaatatttcccagCTTCTAGAGCAGCAAATATCAGAAAGAAAATATATGGGATCAAGAAACTTACAGGGGAATCActtcatgaatactgggagcagTTCAAAAAGCTGTGTTCTAGTTtcccgcaacatcagataagtgaaaacttgTTAATTCAATACacctatgaaggtttgttacctcatgacaggagtatgttagatgcggccagtggaggagtctttgtggataaaactcaagtacaagcaaggaaCATGATTGAGAATATGGCttccaattctcagcaatttggcaccaacaggaTTGATCATGCACCGAAGAGAAAtaatgaggtaaatgtctcttccatTGAGTAACAACTGATTGAACTGACGTCTCTTAtgcgtcaaatggctgtagggaatggacaagaTGCAAAGGCATGTGGTATTTGCGCTGCagtgggacatgctactgacatgtgtcccacacttcaagaagaatcAGTTGAACAGATGAATGCTACtggcggatttcctggaccaacacagcggaagtatgatccatattccaacacatataatcctggttggaaggatcatccaaatcttagATACGAAaatcctcaagcaaatcaaCCTGGGCCTCAGGtaccaccgcacaatcaagcttataggccaccATACCCTCAACAACAGCAGCGTCCTTAGATTCCAGCACCAGCTGAGTTTCTCGAAAATATatttaaggatcttgcaactaatactctGAATTTCCAACAAGAAACCCGAGCAAGCATCCAGAACTTGAATAaccagatgggacagctcgctACCGCAATAAACAAGTTGGAAGCACAGCATTCCAACGCTTTTCCATCCCAAACAATTCCGAACCCAAGAGAGAACGCAAGTGCCatcactctaaggaatgggaaggagttgaaaatcAAGGAAAAATAAGTAGATGCTTCGTCCAAGAATGATCAGAATGAAAAGCCAAAAGTGGATGATGGAGAAGCAATCCAGGAAGAAGCGCAAAAAGGTAAGTTTACCCCCCTCTCTGATTACaagcctgttgccccttttcacttagcacttaaggagtctagaaaagatgaagagaTAAAGGAActttatgaaacttttcgtagatgtgaggtaaacaTTCCATTGCTAGATGTTATTAAGCAGGTTCCTcgatatgcaaagtttttgaaggaattgtgcacagcaaagaggaaacaAACATTGAAAGGATTTCAGAAGGTAGAGttaggtgagaatgtatctgcagTGATCCAAATGAAATTGTCTgccaaatgcaaggatccaggtatgttctctatcccatgcactatagcgAATGTTAGACAAGagaaggccatgttagatctaggagcatcgatcAATGTTATGTCATATTctatttatgcatccttgaaacttggtccttTGAATAAAATTGGAATTGCCATAcagttagctgataggtctaatgcataccctaggggaatagtagaagatgtgttattGCAAGTGAATAATTTAGTATTTCATGCGGATTTTTATGTGATCGACATGGAAAACAGTGATCACAATAGTCCTATTCTGTTAGGCAAACCATTCTTGAAAACAtcgatgactaaaattgatgttcacagtggcacactcactatggaatttgatggagaGGTTGTgaagtttaatatttatgataccATGAAATTTCATAACAGTGATGATTGTGTttattctgttgatattgtggattacttggcacaagagCATTGTGAGCATGCTGGAaaagatgagctagaggtggctattacaaCACCCATTCAGcatgatgaagatgatgagaTTTATTGTAATGGAGAGATGAAGGAAATTTTGAACACGTTGATCAGTGCACCTgcgctacctcagtcaggtaatctTGCTTATCTTTCTTTACCAATATCTAATACTCGGCGCCTTCCAtatgttttgcaggcaccagtggttGAACTGAAAACTCTTCCCAAAcatcttaagtatgttttccttggagaaggaaaAACATTACCAATTATCATCTCCAACAGTTTGGTAGCCGAACAATAGGAGCAACTGGTCAAAGTTCTAaaggagcacaagactgctattggatgGACCATAGCAGATATCAAGGGAATAAGCCCTTTTACGTGCATGCATAGGATCTTGATGGAGGAAGGAGAAAACCCCTCACGTCAGCCGCAAAGGAAGTTGAACCCACCcatgatggaggtggtgaaggctgaaattctgaaactccttgaagttggagtcatctacccaatttatgatagtcagtgggtcagtccagTCCAAGTGGTTCCCAAGAAAACCGGGATTACGATggtgaagaataaggatgacgAATTGGTTCCTACCcgaattcaaaatgggtggagggtttgtatatattatagaaaattaaatgctgaaacccgaaaggaccacttcccttcgccctttattgatcaaatgattgaaaggttagcatGTCATTCTTACTATTGGTTTCTTGATGGATACTCTGGTTATTTTCAAATTGCTATTGCACCagaagatcaggagaagactacgttcacttgcccgtttggcacctttTCATATCGACGTATGCCCTTTGGACTCTGCAATGCACCAGCCACATTCCagcggtgtatggttagtattttttttgatttttttgagcatatcttagaggtctttatggatgattttactgtctatggttATTCATGGTATGCgcatattgtgaattatttagttactaatgggtttCCCTCTGATTTTTCCAAAGcgcagagagataagattcgaAGCGATGCTAAGTACTTTGTGTGGGATGACCCATACTTATGGAAACACTGCGCCGATCAAGTGATACGAAAATGTGTCCCTGCAAGTGAGGTAATCCATATTCTCACATTTTGTCACTCATATGCTTGTGGTGGACACTTTGGGGCGAAAAGTACAGCGAGAAAGGTGTTAGACTGTGGATTTTTTTGGCCATCCATGTTTCGAGATGCTTACGATTTttgtaagtcgtgcgctcaatgccaaaagacaggtaatatatcccagcgcaaggagatgcctcaacaacctattttagtttgtgaatttttttatgtacagggcatcgacttcatgagACCCTTTCCCAGTTCATtcggatttatatatatatttcttgctgtagattatgtctcgaaatgggtggaagctaaggccacccgtactgacgattctaaaGTGGTTGCAAagtttatcaagcataatattttctctaggtttggcaTTCCAAGAGCCTCTATTAGTGATAGAGGAACACATTTttgcaaccgaactgtggcgAGTTTGCTGAAGAAATATCATGTGACGCACAAGATatccactgcatatcatccacaatccaatggCCAAGCTAAAGTTTCGAATCGAGAGATTAAATCTATTTTGGAGAAAACAATGAATCCTACAAGGAAGGAATGGAGCTTGTGATTGGATGACGCTTTGTGGGCCTACAGAACGCGATTAGGATGTCCCCATATCGTctgatttttgggaaaccatgcCATCTTCCCGTGGAATTTGAGCATAaagcctattgggctatcaagAACTTTAatatgcagatggatgagagtggcgagcaTCGAAAGttgcagttgcaagaattatAAGAGATACGCAATGATGCATACGCCAGCTCCAAGATCTATAAGGAAAAGACAAAGGTTTTCCATGACAAAAAGATTTTTAGACGGGAgttcgaagtcggtcagaaagttcTTCTCTACCATTCACGACTTCGATTATTcccaggtaagttgcgttctAGATGGATTGGCTTGTTTGTTATTACTAATGTCTTTCCTCATGGTTCAGTAGAGATACAGAGCTTGGAGACCTCGAAAATATTCAAGGTCAATGGACAACGATTGAAACATTATCATGAGGGGTCCACGCAAATGACGGAGAGAACGAGCATGATCTAACACTTGATTCTCCGCCAGATATCGAATAAATCGcagcatgcagtcgagctatagactgactgttaatttagcgctgactgggaggcaacccagtgtttttcgTTTCCTTTTCcttgttttttatttggtttttcggaaaatagaaaaatacaaaaatattttttttattttttttgtctcgctcgatcggtagtttaaccgatcgagcgagcgtatTTTTGGTAAGGCATAAGGTTTGCAattttgtctcgctcgatccgtagacttctaccgatcgagtgaTCATTCCTTTAAAAAGGCAGAAAGGTTGGTaatttggtctcgctcgatcggtcaatctttaccgatcgagcgagacccttatAGCGCGAATTAAATCGCGATTCCTCTTCTCCCCTCTCTCATTCTCTCCTATATATTCTATCTAAATCCCTAACCCCAAAATCCTTACACTCTCAATTTCTCACCCAATTTTCATCTTCAATCACAGGGAATCCATCGGCGGCCACACCATTATGCTCCGGTCATCACTTCCGGTCATATTCTCCAGCCTCACAGCCATCTCGACCGATGCACCTGATTCAACCGCCGCCACACACCTCCACCTTGGCCCTGTCATGCCGTGTTTCTGAAGCTCGTCACCGCATCCTGCCGCATCATCTTGTTGGAACACAttttcagatcagtcagatctgatacccggagcagcggaagtttaaaaaaaaaaaaaatctctgatctggaacgattccagatcatgggcatcaaatccttacgattaaaattaaacaagtaaaataataataacaattataattttacctcttcaagctattgCTTGaactatggactccaacagattaaatctgctcttgttgtaaatcccaggaaccgatgactcgctcgatcaactcctgaattaggtccacgaatagaaaactaaaaccctctgattgattgcactagaaatcaatcaaatgtttatcgaagagatttacagatttgatctgtcaattcagaatgtaattttcaaaaaatcacagactgaattctctcacaaAAGGGAGACAGAGTTCGAAAATTCTCCTTAGAATTAATCTAGGATTTTTGAAAACTGTAGATGTGTGTGTTGTTCGAAAATCCCATCAACtcctatatataatttatgtacTGGACTAACTTATATGTCTAATAGAACACTTCGAAAATCCCATCAACTCCtaaatataatttctgtactggactaacttatatgtctaatagaacactaacaccttagggcccattagttataacttaagcccaacaagccaagcttgttattatagaaattaatataaaattcatcataacccgattgataaactgatttcaccaatgtgcacagaaaccttttctgcacgttttaaagtcaagataatttttctgaatctaaattcagtgatttccaaaaatgcccatccctatgtcattttaggaaaccttaCTCCCTTtgttttaagaagtccaacttctctttcgccaaatttaactctttaaattcaactatctcaatggggattagaaatctattacttatgtaaccctcaatggttcagggatacagctagccgtgggctcacaactccttgtgactcgaaaaaacaatttccgacttacccatcgaatcatggtaagagcgcctagaaacatcgccccatgattccctaggtatcactgatagtgcctgcaagaactagtaggttttggttagcgtacagtacggtcccttcatccatatatcacgatcgaatcaacaaccattggtacatcaagagtcgttcgagattcaataactatgcaatacatcttgaagatcaaatagtgacatcacatgtgctactaggaaaccaagtaacctaaagcacatcatgtactcttgccagagatttgtcacactaatatctcctcagatcgcataggatatccacactcgcaagcgtgtggtgaatccttgacaacaaagcattgactcctatatgtgtcgtaattgtacccaatctcaacacctaatgaccctcatagagtcggtaaacgagtcaaagtacaatactaacatatagagtctccatgatgtttcaagtagtaaggactaatggtgtacaacaaaaactgcggacttatccacttaattaatgataaccacttggaaagtccgaataggatagttcgataatccatcatatgaatatccatttgcatgcttcgaacatctctatgttctataccaatgaaacgtggtactaggcatcgcaaatgctagtctcaatctcgagcgatccttatccttattagcggacggctcaattgactaggaactgtttagaatatacagtgattataagatgtgtttcatgatagtcattcaattctactatcacatcttacatacactctggtatattcaaggtctttatctaaacattgtatagtacgtcacaacataataatatgataaaagataaagtaaatgccaatataaaagtgtaaattatattaaacaaagattgtttacacatagagtcacaaaagcccttagtcagaagttggctaaccgggcacccactctttcaatctcccacttgccctaaagccaactagtcatactacgtagttgttggaaaactgtgttcagatcaattagaattgatacccggtgcagcggaagtttaaaaatttatttttattaatatggagcgattccatatctgggtatcaatacttttacgattaaattcatacaagtaaaacaaataatcacaattaatgttttaccttaaatctctaaacgagattatggactccaacagaatttaatctgctcttcttgtaaatcccgggaactgatggcgtcacgatcaatcaccggaataaggtccacgaacagaaaacagaaaccctctgattgactgcactagaaatcaatcagaagtttttcgtagagaataaacagatatgatctgtcaattcagaattgtaatttttcacaaaaatcacaatccgaattttctcaaaaaggagcaaggaattttcgaaaaatcccttaaaattattttgcagtgttcgaaaattataataCACAAAATCacacaattttcgaacccactacatatatttatagataatttctagactaggttaagttataattgtgttaggactctaactccttaaagcccacaatccataacttaagcccaacaagccaagcccgttgttctaaaaattaatataaaattcatcgtgacttcgattgataaactgatttcaccaatgtgcacataaaccatttctgcatcttttagagtcaagataatttttctgaatccgaattcagtgatttccaaaaatgcccatccctatgtcattttaggaaatctcactccctttagttaagaagtccaacttctctttcattaaatttaactctttaaatttaactatctctacggggttttagtaatccattacttgtgtaaccctcaatggttcaggaatacagctagccgtgggctcacaactccttgtgactcggaacaacaatttccgacttacccatcgaatcatggtaagagcgcctagcaacatggccccatgattccctaggtattagtgatagtacctgcaagaaccagtagattttggttagcgtacagtacggtcccttcaaccatatatcccgatcgaatcaacaaccattggtatatcgagagttgttcgagattcgataactatgcataacatcttggagatcaaatagtgacatcgcatgtgttactaggaaaacccattaacctaaaacacatcatgtactctggccagagattcgtcacactaatatctcctcagatcgcataggatatccacactcgcaagtatgtggtgaatccttgacaacaaagcatcgactcctatatgtgtcgtaactgtacccaatcccgacacctgatgaccccaatagagtcggtaaacgagtcaaagtacagtactagcatatagagtctcaatgatgtttcaagtaataaggactaatggtgtacaaccaaaaccgcggactttatccactcgataagtgataaccacttggaaagtccgaatagggtagttcgatcattcatcatatgaatatccatttgcatgctttgaacatctttatgttccataccaatgaaacgtggtactcggcatcacaaatgctagtctcaatctcgagcgatccttatccttatttgcggacggctcaattgactaggaacagtttagaatatacagtgactataagatgtgtttcatgatagccatccccatgtgctaccacatcttacatacactatagtatattcaaggtctttatcaaaacaacaatattatatcatcatataacaatatgaagaaagataaagtcaataccattataaaagtgtaaattatattaaacaaaagattgttttacatagagtcataaaagcccttagccacaagttggctaatcgggcacccactctttcaatctcccacttgccctaaagccaactagtcatactacgtaatcccattgcttcgcgatgtttgtcaaacaatggtcctggcaagggcttagtaagcggatcagcgatattgtctgtagaggccactctctcgacagtgatgtctcctctttccactatctcccggatgatgtggtatttcctcagtacgtgtttggacttctgatgagaccttggttcctttgcctgagcaacggaacccgtgttgtcacagtacaccgggactggaccaacagcttcaggaattacacccaactcttggatgaatttccttatccaaaccgcctctttagcagcagctgatgctgcaatgtattctgcctcagtggtggaatccgctgtggtgtcttgcttggaactcttccaagagacagcaccgccattgagcacgaatacaaatccagaggttgatttcgagtcatccacgtcacattggaagctagagtcggtgtagccttccaacttcaattctcttcctccataaaccatgaacacattcttagtccttcgcaagtacttaagaatatccttcacggcttttcaatgcatttgaccgggattggcttgatatctgctcgtgacactcagagcataggccacatccggtcttgtagatatcatcccatacatgatactaccaatggctaacggatatggtatgtgtgtcatcttctctatctcttcgtcagtcttgggacacatagacttggataaagaaactccatgacacataggtagatgtcctctcttggacccatccattgaaaaccttttcaatatggtttcgatgtaggttgattgagtaagtcctatcattctcttagatctatctctatagatctgtatcccaagaatataggaggcctcacccaaatccttcatcgagaatctacctgataaccatatctttgttgactgcaacatccctgcgtcattccccatgagtaggatgtcatcaacataaagtactaagaatgttaccgcatccttaactactttcttgtacacgtatggttcctccgggttcttgatgaaaccaaaatcctttattgtttcatcaaatttctggttccaacttcttgatgcttgtttgagaccataaattgatctctgaagcttgcataccttatgctcgcttcccatggatgtgtatccctcaggctgcatcatatagatctcttccttaatgttttcattaagaaaatcagtctttacatccatttgccatatctcatagtcataccatgctgctatggcaataaggattcttatggacttgaacattgtgtctggtgaaaaggtttcatcatagtcaactccttgtctttgagtataaccttttgccaccaatcgtgccttgtaggtcaatacctttccgtcaggcccaagctttctcttgtagatccatttgcaccctattggaacaattccatcgggaggatctactaaagaccaaacttggttagtatgcatcgagtctatttccgattgcatagcttcaagccataaatttgaatccgcatcaaaaattgcttccttgaagtttcttggatcacatccaatatcgggttcactttgatccccttcaagaagaagaccatatctaataggaggtctagaagtcctttcggatcttctagcaataggcgtgtcttgtgatgattcttgaggtgtaggatcgttattttgtatctcgggttcttcttgaatttcttcgagttccatcatcttgcctttcttatccaataagaactccttctccaagaaggtggcattccttgaaacaaacacttttgtttcattaggatgatagaaataatatccgattg
Proteins encoded:
- the LOC140877756 gene encoding uncharacterized protein; amino-acid sequence: MEKQSRKKRKKESRKDEEIKELYETFRRCEVNIPLLDVIKQVPRYAKFLKELCTAKRKQTLKGFQKVELGENVSAVIQMKLSAKCKDPGMFSIPCTIANVRQEKAMLDLGASINVMSYSIYASLKLGPLNKIGIAIQLADSDDCVYSVDIVDYLAQEHCEHAGKDELEVAITTPIQHDEDDEIYCNGEMKEILNTLISAPALPQSGNLAYLSLPISNTRRLPYVLQAPVVELKTLPKHLKRSGEDYVHLPVWHLFISTYALWTLQCTSHIPAVYVTNGFPSDFSKAQRDKIRSDAKYFVWDDPYLWKHCADQVIRKCVPASENAIRMSPYRLIFGKPCHLPVEFEHKAYWAIKNFNMQMDESGEHRKLQLQEL